In Mus caroli chromosome 9, CAROLI_EIJ_v1.1, whole genome shotgun sequence, a single window of DNA contains:
- the LOC110302325 gene encoding olfactory receptor 24 — protein sequence MEPQNHTSASEFILLGLSEKPDHDPVLYSLFLCMYMITVVGNLLIILAISFDSHLHTPMYFFLANLSLVDFCLATNTVPKMLVNIQTRNKSISYPCCLTQMYFFHFFGIMDSVLIAVMAYDRFVAICHPLHYSTIMSPRLCGLLVGVPWVYSCFISLTHILLMARLVFCGKNELPHYFCDLTPLLRLSCTDTTVNKIFVLIVAGMVIATPFVCILASYARIIVAIMKVPSAGGRKKAFSTCSSHLSVVALFYGTTIGVYLCPSSVRTAVKEKASAVMYTAVTPMLNPFIYSLRNRDLKGALKKIINRKISTSS from the coding sequence ATGGAACCACAAAACCACACCAGTGCATCTGAATTCATCCTCTTGGGACTTTCAGAAAAGCCAGATCATGACCCTGTCCTCTATTCTCTGTTCCTCTGCATGTACATGATCACAGTTGTGGGGAACTTGTTGATCATCCTTGCCATCAGCTTTGACTCTCACCTCCATACTCCTATGTATTTCTTCCTGGCCAATCTCTCCCTGGTTGATTTCTGTCTGGCTACCAACACTGTCCCCAAGATGCTGGTGAATATTCAAACTAGGAACAAATCTATCTCTTATCCTTGTTGTCTGACCCAGAtgtacttttttcatttttttggcaTCATGGACAGTGTCTTAATAGCTGTGATGGCTTATGACCGGTTTGTGGCTATTTGTCACCCATTACATTATTCTACTATCATGAGTCCACGGCTCTGTGGGCTGCTGGTTGGTGTCCCATGGGTGTATTCCTGCTTCATCTCCCTCACTCACATCCTCCTCATGGCCCGTCTGGTATTCTGTGGCAAAAATGAGCTCCCCCACTACTTCTGTGACCTCACCCCACTTCTCCGACTTTCCTGCACAGACACAACAGTAAACAAGATCTTTGTGCTCATTGTGGCAGGAATGGTGATAGCCACACCTTTTGTCTGCATCCTGGCCTCCTATGCTCGCATCATCGTGGCAATCATGAAGGTCCCCTCTGCAGGTGGTAGAAAGAAAGCCTTTTCTACCTGTAGCTCCCACCTCTCTGTAGTAGCCCTTTTCTATGGTACCACCATTGGAGTCTATCTGTGTCCTTCCTCTGTCCGTACAGCTGTGAAGGAGAAGGCTTCTGCAGTAATGTACACAGCAGTCACCCCCATGCTGAACCCCTTTATCTATAGCCTGAGGAACAGAGACCTGAAGGGAGCCCTAAAGAAGATCATTAACCGAAAGATCAGCACATCCTCCTGA